From the genome of Rarobacter incanus, one region includes:
- a CDS encoding inositol-3-phosphate synthase — translation MSSIRVAIVGVGNCASSLIQGVQFYKDADPNTTVPGLMHVQFGPYHVSDVEFVAAFDVDAKKVGFDLSEAIGASENNTIKFADVPPLGITVQRGVTLDGLGDYYQATIEESDAAPVDIVQALRDAKVDVLVSYLPVGSEQADKFYAQAAIDAGVAFVNALPVFIASDPVWAKKFEDAGVPIIGDDIKSQVGATITHRVLAKLFEDRGVILDRTYQLNVGGNMDFKNMLQRDRLESKKVSKTQAVTSNLTGPLAGKKEDRNVHIGPSDYVAWLDDRKWAYVRLEGRAFGEVPLNLEYKLEVWDSPNSAGIIIDAIRAAKIAKDRGIGGPVIGASSYLMKSPPVQIEDTEGRARVEAFIKGEIAH, via the coding sequence ATGAGTTCCATCCGCGTCGCCATTGTTGGCGTCGGAAACTGCGCATCGTCGCTGATCCAGGGTGTTCAGTTCTACAAGGACGCCGACCCGAACACCACGGTCCCCGGACTGATGCACGTCCAGTTTGGCCCGTACCACGTCAGCGATGTCGAATTCGTCGCCGCATTCGACGTTGACGCAAAGAAGGTCGGATTCGACCTCTCGGAGGCCATCGGCGCATCCGAGAACAACACGATCAAGTTCGCCGACGTGCCGCCCCTGGGGATCACCGTCCAGCGCGGCGTGACCCTCGATGGCCTGGGTGACTACTACCAGGCAACCATCGAGGAATCCGACGCGGCCCCCGTCGACATTGTGCAGGCGTTGCGCGATGCAAAGGTCGACGTCCTGGTTTCTTACCTCCCCGTTGGTTCGGAGCAGGCAGACAAGTTCTACGCCCAGGCCGCCATCGACGCGGGCGTCGCATTCGTCAACGCGCTGCCCGTCTTCATCGCCTCGGACCCCGTTTGGGCAAAGAAGTTCGAGGACGCCGGCGTCCCGATCATCGGCGACGACATCAAGAGCCAGGTCGGTGCGACCATTACCCACCGCGTGCTCGCAAAGCTCTTCGAGGACCGCGGCGTCATCCTGGACCGCACATACCAGCTCAACGTTGGCGGCAACATGGACTTCAAGAACATGCTGCAACGCGACCGCCTGGAGTCCAAGAAGGTTTCCAAGACGCAGGCAGTCACCTCGAACCTCACCGGTCCGCTCGCGGGCAAGAAGGAAGACCGCAACGTCCACATCGGCCCCTCGGACTATGTCGCCTGGCTCGACGACCGCAAGTGGGCGTACGTGCGCCTCGAGGGTCGCGCGTTCGGTGAGGTTCCCCTGAACCTCGAGTACAAGCTCGAAGTGTGGGATTCGCCGAACTCCGCCGGAATCATCATCGACGCGATCCGCGCCGCGAAGATCGCCAAGGACCGCGGCATCGGCGGCCCCGTGATCGGTGCATCTTCCTACCTCATGAAGTCCCCGCCCGTGCAGATCGAGGACACCGAGGGCCGCGCCCGCGTCGAGGCCTTCATTAAGGGCGAAATCGCCCACTGA
- a CDS encoding CCA tRNA nucleotidyltransferase: protein MPDSVPSPAAPDQPHPALLLHAALESLPAQHPEIIELGELFQDAGHELALVGGPVRDALLKRPVHDLDFATSARPEQTIDLLAQWGDAHWDIGREFGTIGAQRHARGGRQAITVEVTTYRSDQYDPTSRKPQVQFGDQLDGDLSRRDFTVNSMALRVPDLTFVDPFGGLKDLAAQVLRTPVAPEQSFADDPLRMMRAARFVSQLGFAIEGSTRAAMTDMAGRISIVSAERVHDEFVKLLLGTHVREGLRALVDSTLADHILPELPALRLEIDEHHHHKDVYEHTLTVVDQAIALETDLAGAVPRPDLVLRLAALLHDIGKPPTRKFEAGGGVSFHHHELVGARMTRKRLQAMRFDKDTIKQVSRLVELHLRFHGYGSGEWTDSAVRRYVTDAGPLLERLHRLTRADCTTRNRRRAAALSASYDHLERRIAQIAAKEELAAIRPDLDGEQIMEILGIAPGPEVGAAYKFLLNVRMDEGPLGVDEATARLRAWWDTRGA, encoded by the coding sequence ATGCCTGATTCCGTTCCGTCGCCGGCCGCCCCCGATCAGCCGCATCCAGCGTTGCTGCTGCACGCCGCGCTGGAGTCGCTGCCGGCCCAGCACCCCGAGATCATCGAACTGGGCGAACTGTTCCAGGATGCGGGGCACGAACTGGCCCTGGTTGGCGGCCCCGTGCGCGACGCGCTGCTGAAGCGACCCGTTCACGACCTTGATTTCGCGACCTCCGCCCGACCCGAACAGACCATCGACCTGCTAGCGCAGTGGGGCGACGCACACTGGGACATAGGTAGGGAGTTCGGCACCATCGGCGCCCAACGGCACGCTCGCGGCGGACGGCAGGCAATCACGGTCGAGGTCACGACCTACCGCAGCGACCAATACGACCCGACTTCACGCAAGCCGCAGGTGCAGTTCGGTGACCAACTCGATGGGGATCTGTCGCGCCGCGATTTCACCGTCAACTCGATGGCGCTGCGCGTTCCCGACCTGACGTTCGTGGACCCTTTCGGGGGGCTCAAGGATCTGGCCGCGCAGGTCCTGCGCACGCCGGTGGCCCCCGAACAGTCATTCGCTGACGACCCCCTGCGAATGATGCGCGCCGCGCGCTTCGTCTCCCAGCTGGGATTCGCCATTGAGGGATCCACGCGGGCGGCGATGACCGACATGGCGGGGCGCATATCCATCGTTTCCGCCGAACGCGTGCACGACGAATTCGTCAAGCTGCTGCTGGGCACCCACGTGCGTGAGGGTCTGCGAGCGTTGGTGGATTCGACGCTGGCCGACCACATTCTTCCTGAGCTTCCCGCGCTGCGGCTCGAAATCGACGAACACCACCACCACAAGGACGTCTACGAACACACCCTGACGGTGGTGGACCAAGCGATCGCCCTGGAAACGGACCTAGCGGGCGCCGTTCCGCGGCCCGACCTGGTGCTGCGATTGGCTGCCCTATTGCACGACATAGGCAAGCCGCCAACCCGCAAGTTCGAGGCCGGCGGCGGCGTGAGCTTCCACCACCACGAACTCGTTGGCGCGCGGATGACCCGCAAGCGGCTGCAGGCAATGCGGTTCGATAAGGACACGATCAAGCAGGTTTCCCGACTGGTCGAGCTGCACCTGCGGTTCCACGGTTACGGGTCGGGAGAGTGGACCGATTCGGCCGTGCGACGTTACGTCACGGACGCCGGTCCGCTGCTTGAACGCCTCCACCGGCTTACGCGCGCCGACTGCACGACCCGCAACCGGCGGCGAGCGGCCGCGCTCTCCGCGTCCTACGATCACCTTGAGCGACGCATCGCCCAGATCGCGGCGAAGGAGGAACTGGCCGCAATCCGCCCGGATTTGGACGGCGAGCAGATCATGGAGATCCTGGGGATTGCGCCGGGTCCCGAGGTCGGAGCGGCGTACAAGTTCCTGCTCAATGTGCGCATGGACGAGGGCCCGCTGGGCGTCGACGAGGCCACCGCGCGGCTGCGGGCCTGGTGGGACACGCGCGGGGCGTAG
- a CDS encoding MFS transporter, with protein sequence MQETHPAPAPRPRWRRDVALFLAGQSVSLIGSSVVQFAIFWHLTLETKSGWVIAFSTFFGFLPQAIVSIFGGVWADRHNRKWLIIGADLSIAATTIALAVAFMLGRTDLWLFYGALAIRSVGAGIQAPAVSALIPQITPADQLLRVNGLNSSIQSIAQVGAPVIAAGVLAAGGLQSAFYLDVVTAVIGVAFLAAIPLRAVDRASQPSDTGYLTDLRAGLRYVARTPLLRFLVGYFALIMFLAVPPSFLTLLLVARKFGDTSWYLMANEVAFGLGMTAAGVLVAVAAKRFNNRLMLAAWGGVGLAVTTVALGLVGNFPLYLIAMALCGATVPLINTPMFTIFQEQVPHDMQGRVFGLIMIIMTLALPIGMAIIGPIADRISVEALMCIGGAATLVAAAWGLRRAVQLGDRVSAPVADAP encoded by the coding sequence ATGCAGGAAACCCACCCCGCCCCAGCGCCACGCCCGCGGTGGCGCCGCGACGTCGCCCTCTTCCTCGCGGGTCAATCGGTTTCACTCATAGGTTCGTCGGTCGTGCAGTTCGCGATCTTCTGGCACCTCACCCTCGAAACGAAGTCCGGCTGGGTGATCGCGTTTTCGACCTTCTTCGGATTCTTGCCGCAGGCCATCGTCTCGATCTTCGGCGGGGTTTGGGCGGATCGCCACAATCGCAAGTGGCTGATCATCGGCGCCGACCTTTCGATCGCCGCGACCACCATTGCGCTAGCCGTGGCGTTCATGCTGGGCCGAACCGACCTGTGGCTGTTCTACGGGGCGTTGGCAATCCGCTCGGTGGGTGCGGGCATCCAGGCACCGGCCGTGAGCGCTCTCATTCCCCAGATCACCCCGGCGGACCAGTTGCTACGCGTCAACGGGCTGAACTCGTCCATCCAATCGATAGCGCAAGTCGGTGCGCCGGTCATCGCGGCCGGTGTCCTGGCAGCCGGAGGCCTGCAATCCGCTTTCTACCTCGACGTGGTCACCGCGGTGATCGGGGTCGCGTTCTTGGCGGCCATCCCGCTGCGGGCTGTGGACCGCGCCTCGCAACCGAGCGATACCGGATACCTCACCGACCTGCGGGCCGGATTGCGCTACGTGGCAAGGACACCACTGCTGCGCTTCTTGGTCGGGTACTTTGCGCTCATCATGTTCCTGGCGGTTCCCCCCAGCTTCCTAACGCTGTTGCTGGTTGCGCGAAAATTCGGCGATACGTCGTGGTACCTGATGGCGAACGAGGTCGCCTTCGGCTTAGGAATGACCGCCGCGGGGGTGCTGGTCGCGGTGGCCGCAAAGAGGTTCAACAATCGGCTCATGCTCGCCGCGTGGGGCGGCGTGGGTCTTGCGGTCACGACGGTCGCCCTGGGTCTTGTCGGCAACTTCCCGCTGTACCTGATTGCGATGGCACTGTGCGGAGCAACCGTGCCGCTCATCAACACGCCGATGTTCACGATCTTCCAGGAGCAAGTCCCGCACGACATGCAGGGCCGGGTCTTCGGGCTGATCATGATCATCATGACGCTGGCGCTGCCCATTGGTATGGCCATCATCGGGCCGATCGCGGACCGCATCAGCGTCGAGGCGCTCATGTGCATCGGCGGGGCCGCAACCCTGGTTGCCGCGGCGTGGGGCTTGCGCCGAGCGGTGCAACTCGGCGATCGCGTTTCGGCCCCGGTCGCGGACGCCCCCTAG